The Pseudomonas entomophila genome segment CGTAGACTTCGTCATCCCAGGTCGGGCGGGTGCCCTGGCGCTCGGCGTTGGCGACGAAGGACTGGACGATCTTGCCGCCAGGCAGTTCGACGTAGAACACCGAGTGGCCACCGAGGTAGGCGATGTCGTGGACCTTGCCGCGCGACCAGTTGTGCTCGCAGGTCGGCTGCTCGGTGGTGACCAGCAGTTTCTCCGGGCGCAGGGCGTAGGTGATGTGCTTGTCCTCGACCGAGGTGGTGACACCGTGGCCGACGTAGATCTTGCGCTCCAGTTCCGGGCTGGCAATGATCGCGTGGCCTTCAGCGTCGTCGACCACTTCACCGTCGAACAGGTTGACGTTGCCGATGAACTCGCAGACCAGGCGGCTGGTCGGGGTCTCGTAGACGTCGATCGGGCTGCCGATCTGGGCGATCCAGCCCAGGTGCATGATGGCGATGCGCTGGGCCATGGTCATGGCCTCTTCCTGGTCGTGGGTCACCATCACGCAGGTCACACCCACGCGCTCGATGATCTCCACCAGCTCCAGTTGCATCTGCGAACGCAGTTTCTTGTCCAGCGCACCCATGGGTTCGTCGAGCAGCAGCAGCTTCGGGCGCTTGGCCAGCGAACGGGCCAGGGCCACGCGCTGACGCTGGCCACCGGACAACTGGTGCGGCTTGCGCTTGGCGTACTGGGTCATATGCACCAGCTTGAGCATCTCGGCCACGCGGGCGTCGATCTCGGCCTTCGGCATCTTGTCCTGCTGCAGGCCGAAGGCGATGTTCTGCGCCACGGTCATGTGCGGGAACAGCGCGTAGGACTGGAACATCATGTTGATCGGCCGCTCGTAGGGCGGCATGTCGGTGATGTCGACGCCATCGAGGAAGATCCGCCCTTCGGTCGGACGCTCGAAGCCGGCCAGCATGCGCAGCAAGGTGGACTTGCCGGAACCGGAGCCGCCCAGCAGGGCGAAGATCTCGCCCTTGCGGATTTCCAGGGACACATCGTCCACGGCTACCGTTTCGTCGAACTTTTTCGTGACCCGGTCGATCTTGACCAGCACCTGCTTGGGTTGCTGGCCACCCTCGAGGGCTTTCTTATAGGC includes the following:
- a CDS encoding ABC transporter ATP-binding protein codes for the protein MAVASGAYKKALEGGQQPKQVLVKIDRVTKKFDETVAVDDVSLEIRKGEIFALLGGSGSGKSTLLRMLAGFERPTEGRIFLDGVDITDMPPYERPINMMFQSYALFPHMTVAQNIAFGLQQDKMPKAEIDARVAEMLKLVHMTQYAKRKPHQLSGGQRQRVALARSLAKRPKLLLLDEPMGALDKKLRSQMQLELVEIIERVGVTCVMVTHDQEEAMTMAQRIAIMHLGWIAQIGSPIDVYETPTSRLVCEFIGNVNLFDGEVVDDAEGHAIIASPELERKIYVGHGVTTSVEDKHITYALRPEKLLVTTEQPTCEHNWSRGKVHDIAYLGGHSVFYVELPGGKIVQSFVANAERQGTRPTWDDEVYVWWEDDSGVVLRS